In Candidatus Kaistella beijingensis, a genomic segment contains:
- a CDS encoding lycopene cyclase domain-containing protein gives MEHYYYLFLNIASFIIPFVFSFEKKWMHFIRFWKPYFSAIIVVGLFFILWDIYFAYQNVWGFNNQYLVGFYLFKLPVEEWLFFLLIPYSSNFIHYSLEYFFPKLMLPEKVSSIITVLLLIVAFTITVLNFDKTYTVVNFGVFSVLMMLQLIYKWSYIRRFYLSFIIIYIVFFLVNSALTGSFSENPVVFYDNAENLGIRIGTMPLEDSFYCFSMLYSSVVIFEILRRKWGYCLSMDYSKCK, from the coding sequence TTGGAACATTACTATTATCTTTTTTTAAACATCGCAAGTTTCATCATCCCTTTTGTCTTCAGCTTTGAAAAGAAATGGATGCATTTTATTCGCTTTTGGAAACCCTATTTCTCGGCCATCATTGTGGTTGGTTTATTTTTCATTTTGTGGGACATCTATTTTGCTTACCAAAATGTGTGGGGCTTTAACAACCAATATTTGGTCGGTTTCTACTTGTTTAAACTTCCTGTTGAAGAGTGGCTGTTTTTTCTTCTAATTCCTTATTCCAGCAATTTTATCCATTATTCCCTGGAATATTTTTTTCCGAAATTGATGCTTCCTGAAAAAGTTTCGTCCATCATTACTGTTTTACTTTTAATCGTTGCTTTCACGATAACGGTACTGAATTTTGATAAAACGTATACGGTCGTGAATTTCGGTGTTTTTTCAGTATTGATGATGCTGCAACTCATCTACAAATGGTCGTATATAAGGAGGTTTTACCTCAGCTTTATCATTATTTACATTGTCTTCTTCTTGGTAAATTCAGCACTCACCGGTTCTTTCTCGGAGAATCCGGTTGTATTTTACGACAATGCAGAAAATCTCGGAATCCGAATTGGAACCATGCCTCTGGAAGACAGTTTTTATTGTTTCAGCATGCTGTATTCCAGTGTGGTGATTTTTGAGATCCTCCGAAGAAAATGGGGATATTGCCTGTCAATGGATTATAGCAAATGTAAGTAG
- a CDS encoding phytoene/squalene synthase family protein, with the protein MNNLDIFHDISAVTSKMVTERYSTSFSRASKLFKPEIRQHIYNIYAFVRLADEIVDTFHDYDQEKLLNEFERNYSEALYNGISLNPVLYSFCKTQKEKNIPQDLVDAFLRSMRMDLGEIKDMSDAKFSEYIYGSSEVVGLMCLKVFVNGNQDEYEKLKPYAQSLGAAFQKINFLRDINADFNDLQRTYFPGIDFQSFSAADKKLIEEDIAADFKYALIGIKQLPLSSRLAVFMAYKYYISLFEKIRKCKPELLMKKRIRVSNARKLYLFGEMMVSKNFNLVKF; encoded by the coding sequence ATGAATAACTTAGATATTTTCCACGACATCTCAGCGGTTACCTCAAAAATGGTCACGGAAAGATACAGTACGTCATTTTCCAGGGCCTCAAAACTCTTCAAACCCGAAATTCGTCAGCACATCTACAACATTTATGCTTTTGTTCGCCTGGCAGATGAAATTGTGGACACTTTTCACGATTATGATCAGGAGAAACTGCTGAACGAATTCGAAAGAAATTACAGTGAGGCTCTTTACAACGGAATTTCTTTAAATCCTGTGCTGTACTCATTTTGCAAAACCCAGAAGGAAAAAAATATTCCGCAGGATTTGGTGGACGCTTTTTTGCGGTCGATGCGCATGGATTTAGGAGAAATTAAGGATATGAGCGATGCCAAGTTCAGTGAATATATTTACGGCAGCTCCGAAGTGGTGGGATTGATGTGTCTTAAAGTTTTCGTCAATGGCAATCAGGATGAATACGAAAAACTGAAACCCTACGCGCAAAGTTTGGGTGCGGCCTTTCAAAAAATTAATTTCTTAAGGGATATCAATGCAGATTTCAACGATTTGCAAAGAACCTATTTCCCCGGAATCGATTTTCAAAGTTTCTCGGCAGCCGATAAAAAATTGATTGAAGAAGATATTGCCGCCGATTTTAAATATGCCTTGATCGGGATAAAACAACTTCCTTTATCGAGTCGGTTAGCGGTTTTTATGGCTTACAAATATTATATCAGTCTTTTTGAAAAAATCCGTAAATGTAAACCCGAACTCCTCATGAAAAAAAGAATCAGGGTTTCCAATGCACGGAAATTATACCTCTTTGGCGAAATGATGGTGAGCAAAAATTTTAATTTGGTGAAGTTTTGA
- a CDS encoding DNA polymerase III subunit alpha, with product MFLNCHTFHSLRYGTLSVEELVKQASECGVSELVLTDINTVTAIYDFKKECEKFGIKPIVGVEIRKENRLLYIAIAKDEMGIWEINRMLTNHNCEGAELPEISPNFKRVFVLYPLENSPENLKENEFIGIKEEQLNLLIQPKFQAFLDKMVILHPVTFKTKREFNLHKILRAIDGNTLISKLEENDFCQPSEFFKPVNEILKKFKDHPKIIENTRNLLHTCRFKYNFKTPKNKQHFTESQESDRLLLRKLAYEGLEKRYPEKNEKILKRMEKELSVIDQLKFSGYFLITWDIVQHSNSRGFMHVGRGSGANSMVSYCLGITDICPIELDLYFERFLNLNRKSPPDFDIDWSWRERDEILKYIFGKYGKDHVAFCGTNVEFKYRSIFREVGKAFGLPKEELDELAKNPMALHDNNEVVKLVQKYGMLLEKFPNQRSMHSCGIIISEEPITHYTALEMPPKGFPIVQFDMNVAEDIGFEKFDILSQRGLGTIKDTVDLVKKNRGISVDIRDISLSKDEAKCNEYLGVGKTLGCFYIESPAMRGLLRRLKCDNYKILVAASSIIRPGVAQSGMMREYIFRHNNPDKFEYFHPVFEEHLGETYGIMVYQEDVIKIAMHFGGVSADKGDILRRAMSGKERSIKKLQEVRDEFFDSCKKLGHPEKLSAEVYRQIESFAGYSFCKAHSASYAVESYQSLYLKVYFPIEFMVSAINNGGGFYRTEVYVHECRMSGGKIHNPCVNKSIFETTVYGEDVFLGLMHIEKLEARIAQFIPEEREKNGDFTSLEDFVKRVPIGIETLQILIFTGAFRFTGKQKNELLIEARLLMINFKPEYRLPSFFETPKKDYELPQLKRNPFEDAFDEIEILGFPVSCSPFDLLQTKYRGSVMAKDLIKFHKKQVKMLAYLISRKHVPTKKGTMFFGTWIDVEGNYFDTAHFPDNLKQYPFQGGGCYLLLGIVEVDFHFPTITILKMAKMPFIPDPRYSEDKEKEFEIHRKINEDVSMTWRKPYPQEHEIGLPREKMINS from the coding sequence ATGTTCCTCAACTGCCACACTTTTCACAGCTTACGTTACGGCACCTTATCAGTGGAAGAACTGGTGAAGCAAGCTTCGGAATGCGGTGTTTCGGAGCTTGTTCTTACCGACATCAATACGGTTACCGCGATTTATGATTTCAAAAAAGAATGCGAAAAATTTGGAATTAAACCGATTGTCGGCGTGGAAATTCGGAAAGAAAATCGCTTGCTGTACATCGCCATTGCAAAGGACGAAATGGGAATTTGGGAAATCAACCGAATGTTGACGAACCATAATTGCGAGGGTGCAGAACTTCCCGAAATTTCACCCAATTTCAAAAGGGTTTTCGTGTTGTATCCTTTAGAAAATAGTCCGGAAAATTTAAAGGAAAACGAATTTATCGGAATTAAAGAAGAACAGTTAAACCTTTTAATTCAGCCAAAATTTCAGGCATTTTTAGACAAAATGGTGATTCTGCATCCTGTAACTTTTAAAACAAAGAGAGAATTCAACCTTCATAAAATTTTAAGGGCAATTGATGGCAACACGCTGATTTCCAAACTGGAAGAAAACGATTTTTGTCAGCCAAGTGAATTTTTTAAACCGGTAAATGAAATTTTAAAAAAATTTAAAGATCATCCCAAAATCATTGAAAATACTCGGAATTTATTGCACACCTGTAGATTCAAATACAATTTTAAAACACCCAAAAACAAGCAGCATTTTACCGAAAGCCAGGAAAGTGACCGATTGCTTCTGCGGAAACTCGCTTATGAAGGCCTCGAAAAAAGATATCCCGAAAAGAACGAAAAAATTCTAAAACGGATGGAAAAAGAACTCTCGGTGATTGATCAATTAAAATTTTCCGGATATTTCCTCATCACCTGGGACATCGTTCAACACAGCAACAGTCGTGGTTTCATGCATGTTGGAAGAGGAAGTGGCGCCAATTCTATGGTGAGTTATTGCCTGGGAATTACAGACATTTGTCCCATTGAACTTGATCTTTATTTTGAACGTTTTTTAAATTTAAACCGAAAAAGTCCGCCCGATTTCGATATCGATTGGAGTTGGCGAGAACGCGATGAAATTCTGAAATACATTTTTGGAAAATACGGAAAAGACCACGTTGCTTTTTGCGGAACCAATGTAGAATTTAAGTACCGCTCTATTTTTCGGGAAGTGGGTAAAGCATTTGGTTTGCCAAAAGAAGAACTGGATGAGTTGGCGAAAAACCCAATGGCGCTTCACGATAATAATGAGGTGGTAAAACTCGTGCAGAAATACGGAATGTTGCTCGAAAAATTTCCCAATCAGCGAAGCATGCATTCTTGTGGAATCATAATTTCGGAGGAACCCATTACCCATTACACGGCTTTGGAAATGCCGCCAAAAGGTTTTCCCATCGTTCAGTTCGACATGAATGTGGCGGAAGATATTGGTTTTGAAAAATTCGACATTCTTTCTCAACGAGGTTTGGGAACGATAAAGGACACGGTAGATCTCGTGAAAAAAAATCGTGGAATTAGCGTTGACATTCGAGATATTTCCCTTTCAAAAGACGAAGCAAAATGCAACGAATATTTGGGTGTCGGGAAAACTTTGGGATGCTTTTACATCGAAAGTCCGGCAATGCGCGGATTGTTAAGACGCTTAAAATGCGACAATTACAAAATTTTGGTGGCTGCTTCATCCATCATTCGTCCCGGAGTTGCGCAAAGCGGAATGATGCGCGAATACATTTTCCGGCACAACAATCCCGATAAGTTTGAATATTTTCATCCTGTTTTTGAAGAACATCTCGGAGAAACTTACGGAATTATGGTGTATCAGGAAGATGTGATCAAAATTGCCATGCATTTTGGCGGAGTTTCTGCAGACAAGGGCGATATTTTGCGCCGTGCAATGAGCGGAAAAGAGCGTTCCATCAAAAAATTGCAGGAAGTTCGGGATGAGTTTTTCGATTCCTGCAAAAAATTGGGACATCCGGAAAAATTATCGGCAGAAGTTTATCGGCAGATTGAGAGTTTTGCGGGATATTCTTTTTGCAAGGCGCATTCTGCTTCTTATGCCGTGGAAAGTTACCAGAGTCTCTATCTGAAAGTTTATTTTCCGATTGAGTTTATGGTTTCGGCAATTAATAATGGTGGTGGATTTTACCGAACTGAAGTGTATGTACACGAATGCAGAATGAGCGGCGGGAAAATTCACAATCCTTGTGTAAATAAAAGCATTTTTGAAACAACGGTTTATGGCGAAGATGTTTTTTTGGGTTTGATGCACATTGAAAAATTGGAAGCGAGAATTGCCCAGTTTATTCCCGAAGAACGAGAAAAAAATGGCGATTTCACTTCTTTGGAAGACTTTGTTAAACGAGTTCCTATCGGAATTGAGACGTTGCAGATTTTAATTTTCACCGGCGCATTTCGTTTTACAGGAAAACAAAAAAACGAACTGTTGATTGAGGCGAGATTGTTGATGATCAACTTTAAGCCGGAATATCGTTTGCCTTCATTTTTTGAAACTCCGAAAAAGGATTATGAGTTACCACAGTTGAAACGAAACCCCTTCGAAGATGCTTTCGACGAAATTGAAATACTGGGATTTCCCGTTTCCTGCAGCCCGTTTGATTTGTTGCAGACAAAATACCGTGGTTCGGTGATGGCGAAAGATTTAATTAAATTTCATAAGAAGCAGGTCAAAATGTTGGCGTATCTCATTTCAAGAAAGCACGTTCCCACCAAAAAAGGCACGATGTTTTTCGGAACTTGGATTGATGTGGAAGGAAATTATTTCGACACGGCACATTTTCCCGATAATTTAAAACAGTACCCGTTTCAAGGCGGCGGTTGTTATCTTCTGCTTGGAATTGTGGAAGTTGATTTTCACTTTCCTACCATCACGATTCTAAAGATGGCAAAAATGCCTTTCATTCCCGACCCGAGATATTCTGAAGACAAAGAAAAAGAATTTGAAATTCACCGAAAAATCAACGAAGATGTGAGTATGACTTGGCGAAAACCCTATCCGCAGGAACACGAAATTGGTTTGCCGAGAGAGAAGATGATCAACTCCTAA
- a CDS encoding glycosyltransferase family 4 protein — MKKLVRITTVPVSLDKLLGNQLDFMNRHYDVTAVSSDRAALSKVAEKYGINHHHIEMTRQITPLKDLKSLWKVYRFLKKHKPEIVHTHTPKAGLIGMSAAFFAGVPIRMHTVAGLPLMEASGIKRQVLKMAERATYSFANGVYPNSFNMAKIISSYGFCKDTKMKVLGNGSSNGIDLDHFSPSFITSIQKSALRASLGISEDDFVFVFVGRLVKDKGINELVKAFTSLSQHHPKMSVKLLLVGDYEEKLDPLHPETIKEINHHPHIINVGFQDDVRPYFAISNALAFPSYREGFPNVVLQAAAMELPCIVTDINGCNEIITDHHNGLFVPLKNSQKLEDAMLRLYENRELYHSLKINTRQSIEERFIQNYLWLEMQKEYNHQLSNRQKKEKYKEKTYRTRVLEKAFSFFSL; from the coding sequence GTGAAAAAACTTGTAAGAATTACCACTGTTCCGGTATCACTGGATAAACTGTTGGGCAATCAGCTCGACTTTATGAACAGGCATTATGATGTTACGGCGGTTTCTTCCGACCGTGCAGCGCTTTCAAAGGTTGCCGAAAAGTATGGTATTAACCATCACCATATTGAAATGACGCGGCAAATCACACCCCTGAAAGACCTCAAATCTTTGTGGAAGGTTTACCGTTTCCTTAAAAAACATAAACCAGAAATTGTTCATACCCATACCCCGAAAGCAGGACTAATCGGGATGTCGGCTGCTTTTTTTGCAGGCGTTCCTATTCGGATGCATACCGTAGCCGGTCTCCCATTAATGGAGGCTTCCGGAATTAAACGGCAGGTGCTGAAAATGGCAGAGCGAGCTACCTATTCTTTTGCAAACGGTGTTTATCCCAATTCGTTTAATATGGCGAAAATCATCAGCAGTTATGGTTTTTGTAAGGATACTAAGATGAAGGTATTGGGTAATGGCAGCTCCAATGGTATCGATTTGGATCATTTTAGTCCATCATTTATTACTTCCATACAAAAAAGTGCACTCAGAGCTTCGTTGGGAATTTCTGAAGACGATTTTGTTTTTGTTTTTGTAGGACGATTGGTGAAGGATAAAGGCATTAATGAATTAGTGAAGGCATTTACTTCGCTTTCCCAACATCATCCAAAAATGAGTGTCAAACTTTTGTTGGTAGGCGATTATGAAGAAAAATTAGATCCACTGCATCCTGAAACCATTAAGGAAATCAATCATCACCCACATATTATTAATGTAGGATTTCAAGATGATGTGCGCCCTTACTTTGCCATCAGTAACGCATTGGCTTTCCCAAGTTACCGCGAAGGTTTTCCGAATGTGGTGTTACAGGCAGCAGCTATGGAACTTCCTTGCATTGTGACCGATATTAACGGCTGCAACGAAATTATTACCGATCACCATAACGGGCTCTTTGTACCGCTTAAAAATAGCCAAAAACTGGAAGATGCTATGCTCCGCCTTTATGAAAATAGGGAACTGTATCACTCCTTGAAAATTAATACCCGACAAAGTATTGAAGAACGGTTTATTCAGAATTATCTGTGGCTGGAAATGCAGAAAGAATATAATCATCAGTTGAGCAATAGGCAGAAGAAGGAAAAATATAAAGAGAAGACGTACCGTACCCGTGTTCTTGAAAAAGCATTTTCCTTTTTTTCACTTTAG
- a CDS encoding polyprenyl synthetase family protein — protein sequence MQFIKDYQQTVSKAIHEYTFTDKSDPLYEPINYITSQHGKRIRPMMVLMANEMFGGDHQKALKPAIGIEIFHNFTLVHDDIMDAAELRRNKPTVHTLYGLNVGILTGDALLLKSIKFFEDLEPDLYHSCLQVFIRSGLLLCEGQQLDINFQKEKQVSFDDYLKMITYKTGVLSAASFEIGALIAGADSAEAENISAFGKHLGIAFQMMDDYLDVFGKDQQIGKVHAGDIAENKKTVLYILARENATQEELERLDYWYATENQNKDKIQAVEQIFRRTKADERALLLIHKHTDIAKNHLDQIKVDDEKKKPLIELAHFLLKRES from the coding sequence ATGCAATTTATAAAAGACTATCAGCAAACCGTTTCCAAAGCCATTCACGAATATACTTTTACCGATAAGTCTGACCCGCTTTACGAACCCATTAATTATATTACTTCTCAGCACGGAAAAAGAATTCGCCCCATGATGGTTCTGATGGCGAATGAGATGTTTGGCGGCGATCACCAAAAGGCTTTAAAACCAGCTATTGGAATAGAAATCTTTCATAATTTTACACTGGTTCACGATGACATTATGGACGCAGCTGAGTTAAGAAGAAACAAACCTACTGTTCACACGTTGTATGGACTGAACGTGGGTATTTTGACTGGTGACGCCCTATTGCTGAAATCCATCAAATTTTTCGAAGATTTAGAGCCCGATCTTTACCATTCCTGTTTACAGGTATTTATTCGCAGCGGTCTTTTACTTTGCGAAGGTCAACAGCTCGACATCAATTTTCAAAAAGAAAAACAGGTGTCATTCGATGATTATTTAAAGATGATTACCTATAAAACTGGAGTTTTAAGCGCTGCATCTTTTGAAATTGGAGCTTTGATTGCAGGGGCAGATTCCGCAGAAGCTGAAAACATTTCCGCTTTCGGAAAACACCTCGGAATAGCCTTCCAAATGATGGATGACTACCTGGATGTCTTCGGTAAAGATCAACAGATAGGAAAAGTGCATGCAGGTGACATCGCAGAAAATAAAAAAACGGTTCTTTATATTTTAGCCAGAGAAAACGCAACTCAGGAAGAGCTTGAACGTTTAGATTACTGGTATGCCACAGAAAACCAAAATAAAGATAAAATACAGGCCGTAGAACAGATTTTTCGACGTACCAAAGCAGATGAAAGAGCACTTTTACTCATACACAAACATACTGATATTGCAAAAAACCATCTCGATCAAATAAAAGTGGACGACGAAAAGAAAAAACCCTTAATTGAACTTGCCCACTTTCTGCTGAAAAGGGAGTCGTAG
- a CDS encoding MarR family winged helix-turn-helix transcriptional regulator, which yields MDFSLLKELVNEMEDFSSQTHSNSLDDFRNWLNTKAYERENPKHLFKKYELTVNDLENEICKQILLLNRFAKQMIRKGLQNYPQLANEEFTYLYRLADYDSLTKMQLVEKNGHEKQTGIEIIKRLLKYGLIEEFADKEDKRSTRVKLTKSGLDLFKKSSTEVTEVAKILSADLFDEEKRILLKTLKKLNEFHFNVYHEHKNSSFEDLGKLLPQKRK from the coding sequence ATGGATTTTAGCTTATTAAAAGAACTTGTAAACGAGATGGAGGATTTCAGTAGTCAAACCCACTCCAATTCACTGGACGATTTTCGGAATTGGCTTAATACAAAGGCGTACGAAAGGGAAAACCCCAAACATCTTTTTAAAAAGTATGAGTTGACCGTGAATGATTTGGAGAACGAAATCTGCAAGCAAATTCTTTTGCTGAATCGATTTGCCAAGCAAATGATTAGAAAGGGTTTACAGAATTATCCGCAACTGGCCAATGAAGAATTTACGTATCTCTACCGTTTGGCAGATTATGATTCGCTGACCAAAATGCAGCTGGTGGAAAAAAACGGGCACGAAAAACAAACCGGAATTGAAATCATCAAAAGATTACTGAAATACGGTTTGATAGAGGAGTTTGCTGATAAGGAGGATAAAAGAAGTACCCGAGTAAAGCTTACAAAATCGGGTTTAGATTTGTTTAAAAAATCCAGTACGGAAGTTACCGAGGTGGCAAAAATACTTTCTGCGGACTTATTTGATGAAGAAAAGAGAATTCTTTTGAAGACTCTGAAAAAACTGAATGAATTTCATTTCAATGTTTACCATGAACATAAAAATTCTTCTTTTGAAGATCTGGGTAAACTGTTGCCGCAAAAAAGAAAATAA
- a CDS encoding phytoene desaturase family protein, whose translation MKSVIIIGSGFSSLASACYMAKAGYQVTVLEKNEQLGGRASLWEHKGFRFDMGPSWYWMPDIFERFFNDFDKKPSDYYQLEKLSPAYRVIFGPQDYIDIADNLNDITQTFEGIEPGSGNKVLKFIEAAGKNYQVAMQNLVYNPGLSIMELVSAESAARLNLFVQNISRQIRNKIKNPKLRSILEFPVLFLGAKPSKTPAFYNFMNFADFGLGTWYPKGGFNAVSMGIVKLAEELGVNFQVNEKVGGFDYKEGKIFSVNTEKNKYNADIVISGADYAHTEKLLSENRNYTEEYWQKKTFAPSSLLYYVAFNRKVNHLLHHNLFFDTDFEAHAEEIYDTKVFPKKPLFYANFSSKTDDSLAPEGMEIGFFLIPLAVDLDDSEEIREKYFRIILDRIKKCTGEDLKDAVLFKRSFGVNDFKERYNSCRGNAYGLANTLLQTSFLRPSIRNKKIKNMFYTGQLTVPGPGVPPAIISGKVVTDYILKNFGQ comes from the coding sequence ATGAAGTCAGTCATCATCATCGGTTCCGGGTTTTCTTCTCTTGCTTCGGCTTGTTACATGGCAAAGGCAGGTTATCAAGTGACAGTTCTGGAGAAGAATGAACAATTGGGCGGCCGAGCTTCCTTATGGGAGCATAAAGGATTCCGTTTTGATATGGGTCCCAGTTGGTACTGGATGCCCGATATATTCGAAAGATTTTTTAATGACTTTGATAAAAAACCGTCCGATTACTATCAACTCGAAAAACTTTCCCCTGCATACAGAGTCATTTTTGGTCCACAGGATTATATCGATATTGCCGATAACTTAAATGACATCACGCAAACCTTTGAAGGTATAGAGCCAGGAAGTGGAAATAAAGTGTTAAAATTTATTGAGGCAGCCGGTAAAAATTATCAAGTCGCCATGCAAAATTTGGTGTACAACCCGGGCCTATCCATCATGGAACTGGTTTCTGCTGAAAGTGCTGCCCGACTTAATTTATTCGTTCAAAATATTTCCCGACAAATCCGGAATAAGATCAAGAACCCAAAACTGAGAAGTATTCTGGAATTTCCGGTTTTGTTTTTAGGTGCAAAACCTTCAAAAACCCCCGCCTTTTATAACTTCATGAATTTTGCAGACTTCGGTTTGGGAACTTGGTATCCGAAAGGAGGATTTAATGCTGTATCAATGGGAATCGTAAAACTCGCAGAAGAATTGGGAGTGAATTTTCAGGTTAATGAAAAGGTAGGTGGATTTGATTACAAAGAGGGAAAAATTTTCTCTGTAAACACCGAAAAAAATAAGTATAACGCAGACATCGTAATTTCCGGTGCTGATTATGCGCATACGGAAAAACTGCTTTCAGAAAATAGAAACTACACAGAAGAATATTGGCAGAAAAAAACGTTCGCACCCTCATCGCTTCTGTACTATGTTGCGTTCAATCGAAAAGTAAACCACCTGTTGCACCATAATTTATTTTTCGATACCGATTTCGAAGCGCACGCTGAAGAAATTTATGATACCAAAGTTTTTCCCAAAAAACCTTTATTCTATGCAAACTTCTCCAGCAAAACAGATGATTCACTTGCTCCGGAGGGAATGGAAATAGGTTTTTTTCTCATTCCTTTAGCCGTGGATTTGGATGACAGCGAAGAAATTAGAGAAAAATATTTCCGGATCATCCTCGACAGAATTAAAAAATGTACCGGCGAAGACTTAAAGGATGCCGTTTTATTCAAAAGGTCTTTCGGAGTGAATGATTTTAAAGAAAGATACAACTCCTGCCGCGGAAACGCATACGGATTGGCAAATACCCTCTTACAGACTTCATTTCTAAGACCTTCTATCAGGAATAAAAAAATAAAAAATATGTTTTATACCGGTCAGCTAACCGTTCCCGGACCCGGTGTTCCGCCGGCAATTATTTCAGGAAAGGTGGTGACGGACTACATTCTTAAAAATTTTGGACAGTGA
- the dinB gene encoding DNA polymerase IV: MNRAIVHMDLDTFFVSCERVKHSELIGKPIIIGGGDRGVVASCSYETRFFGVRSAMPMKMALKLCPDAKVIKGDMELYSQKSQEVTEIIREKVPVLEKASVDEFYLDLSGMDKFFGCYKWTCEIADSVRKNTGLPISFALSTNKTVSKIGTGEAKPAGKLEIDEPHIKPFLNPLSIRKIPMVGNATFQLLSRIGVRKIQTLSEMPVEVLQQMIGKNGTELWRKANGIDETPVVQYSERKSISTEHTFSQDTIDVQNMQSLLSGMVEQLCFQLRSEKWLTSVVTVKIRYANFDTETKQVKIPYTAVDHTILKYVTELFKKLYTRRMRLRLIGVRFSGLVHGNHQMNLFEDTEELINLYQAMDKMKIRFGKNALGRASGILREGASEASAKRV, encoded by the coding sequence ATGAACCGCGCCATTGTACACATGGATTTAGATACCTTTTTCGTTTCCTGCGAAAGAGTGAAGCATTCCGAACTGATTGGAAAACCCATCATTATTGGTGGCGGAGATCGTGGCGTGGTGGCTTCCTGTTCGTATGAAACTAGATTTTTTGGCGTCCGTTCTGCAATGCCGATGAAGATGGCCTTAAAACTTTGTCCGGACGCCAAAGTCATTAAAGGCGACATGGAACTGTATTCCCAAAAATCCCAAGAAGTCACGGAAATTATCCGCGAAAAAGTTCCCGTTTTAGAAAAAGCAAGCGTGGATGAATTCTACCTCGATTTATCGGGAATGGACAAGTTTTTTGGCTGCTACAAATGGACTTGCGAAATTGCCGATTCTGTAAGAAAAAACACGGGACTTCCCATCAGTTTTGCACTTTCCACCAATAAAACCGTTTCAAAAATTGGAACGGGAGAAGCAAAACCCGCCGGAAAACTGGAGATTGATGAACCACACATCAAACCTTTCCTCAATCCGCTTTCCATCCGAAAAATTCCCATGGTAGGAAATGCAACGTTTCAGTTGCTTTCAAGAATTGGCGTGCGAAAAATCCAGACTTTATCGGAAATGCCCGTTGAAGTTTTGCAGCAAATGATCGGAAAAAACGGCACCGAACTTTGGCGAAAAGCCAACGGAATTGATGAAACACCGGTCGTTCAATATTCCGAAAGAAAATCCATTTCTACGGAACACACGTTTTCGCAGGACACGATTGATGTGCAAAATATGCAAAGTTTGCTTTCCGGAATGGTGGAACAGCTTTGTTTTCAGCTTCGGAGCGAAAAGTGGCTCACTTCCGTCGTCACCGTAAAAATTCGGTACGCCAATTTCGACACGGAAACAAAACAGGTGAAAATTCCTTACACCGCCGTTGACCACACCATTTTGAAATATGTAACCGAACTTTTCAAAAAATTGTACACCCGAAGAATGCGGCTGCGGTTAATCGGTGTAAGATTTTCTGGCCTCGTTCACGGAAACCATCAGATGAATCTGTTTGAAGACACCGAAGAACTCATCAATCTTTATCAGGCAATGGATAAAATGAAAATAAGGTTTGGAAAAAATGCTTTGGGACGAGCGTCGGGAATTTTGCGTGAGGGCGCGAGCGAAGCGAGCGCCAAAAGAGTATAG
- a CDS encoding sterol desaturase family protein, with protein MTVLTYIMITLGVFVAMEAVTWLTHKYVMHGLGWYFHEDHHQPGYPHVFEKNDFFFVVFAIPSIALFYFGTANGINWLFFVGLGILLYGICYFLVHDVLIHRRFKWFDKTNNWYFRGLRKAHKMHHKHLGKEDGECFGMLFVPFKYFREARASGQKT; from the coding sequence ATGACAGTTTTAACCTATATCATGATCACACTTGGAGTGTTCGTAGCAATGGAAGCCGTGACCTGGCTTACCCACAAATACGTTATGCACGGCTTGGGTTGGTATTTTCATGAGGATCATCATCAACCGGGTTATCCGCATGTGTTTGAAAAAAACGACTTCTTTTTTGTCGTGTTTGCAATTCCAAGTATTGCCCTCTTTTATTTTGGTACCGCAAACGGAATCAACTGGCTGTTTTTCGTAGGTCTTGGTATTTTGTTGTATGGAATTTGCTATTTTTTAGTGCACGATGTGTTGATACACCGTCGTTTCAAATGGTTCGATAAAACAAACAACTGGTATTTTAGGGGTTTGCGAAAAGCCCACAAAATGCACCACAAACATTTGGGAAAAGAAGATGGGGAATGTTTCGGGATGCTGTTTGTGCCGTTCAAATATTTTAGAGAAGCCAGAGCTTCTGGTCAAAAAACATAG